From Hyphomicrobiales bacterium 4NK60-0047b, one genomic window encodes:
- a CDS encoding alkene reductase encodes MTDLFSPIQLGDYQLPNRIFMAPLTRARSLAGAVPKAGLKAEYYRERASAGLIIAEATAVSQMGLGWLNTPGIWNEAQQEAWSPVTKAVHEKNGRIFIQLWHMGAVVTPDFIEGRQPLSASNVQLEGELRTPKERKQTLVEPKAMTTTEINQVQNEFVDAAKHSIAAGFDGVELHAANGFLIDQFIRDKTNKRKDQYGGSIENRIRFCLEIVEKISKEIGSGKVGIRISPTNKVWGIKDSDYLKTFSHLVERLNEYDLAYLHILEPKPNSDHFIETVDYITPKLRELYQGTIIANGGFTKETATHSIQSNEADAIAFGGPFIANPDLVERFMKNAELNVPVDDSLFYTNEAQGYTKYPTLEKLRKTA; translated from the coding sequence ATGACAGATCTATTTTCCCCCATTCAATTAGGTGATTATCAATTGCCAAATAGAATTTTTATGGCGCCCTTAACAAGAGCACGATCATTAGCTGGCGCAGTACCTAAAGCTGGCTTAAAAGCTGAATATTATCGCGAACGCGCTAGTGCTGGTTTAATCATTGCTGAAGCAACTGCCGTTTCCCAAATGGGGTTAGGTTGGTTGAATACACCAGGCATCTGGAATGAAGCCCAGCAAGAAGCCTGGTCACCTGTAACAAAAGCTGTCCATGAAAAAAACGGCCGCATTTTCATACAATTATGGCACATGGGGGCAGTCGTCACCCCAGACTTTATTGAAGGAAGGCAACCTCTTTCTGCCTCCAATGTACAGCTTGAAGGTGAGTTAAGAACTCCAAAAGAGCGTAAACAAACTTTGGTTGAACCCAAAGCCATGACCACCACTGAAATAAATCAAGTACAAAATGAATTCGTTGATGCAGCCAAGCACTCAATTGCCGCTGGGTTTGATGGCGTTGAACTTCATGCTGCAAACGGTTTTTTGATAGATCAATTCATTCGTGACAAAACCAACAAACGAAAAGACCAATATGGTGGATCAATCGAAAACAGAATTCGCTTTTGTCTGGAAATTGTTGAAAAAATCAGTAAAGAAATTGGTTCTGGTAAAGTTGGCATACGTATCTCACCAACCAATAAAGTCTGGGGTATAAAAGACAGTGATTATCTCAAAACATTTAGCCACTTAGTTGAGCGCCTCAATGAATATGACCTAGCTTACCTACACATCCTAGAACCAAAACCAAACAGTGATCATTTCATTGAAACAGTTGACTACATCACTCCAAAATTAAGAGAACTTTATCAAGGAACCATCATCGCCAATGGTGGCTTTACAAAGGAAACCGCAACACACTCTATTCAATCAAATGAAGCAGATGCCATCGCATTCGGAGGCCCTTTTATTGCCAATCCAGATCTCGTCGAGCGCTTTATGAAAAACGCCGAGCTAAATGTACCAGTTGATGATAGCCTATTCTACACTAATGAGGCACAAGGCTATACAAAATATCCCACATTGGAAAAATTACGCAAAACGGCTTAA
- a CDS encoding LysE family transporter, with amino-acid sequence MALMINLHLILTGFGLGLLISAPVGPVNILCIQRTLARGFWAGFAVGLGAIGADFLISVAAAMGITALSGLINSYETEIQFIGGLILLGFGIKIFLAQPKFLPEMKQSSQIRGHLQAIPQSFLLTITNPGALLGIFAIFGSVSSAVGGFTSYLDSLMILAGLLSGATLWWLGLARLITAFRGKMTEKRLKTINQIAGAVLFVAGIGLAAKSIFF; translated from the coding sequence ATGGCGTTGATGATTAATTTACATCTTATTTTAACTGGCTTTGGATTGGGTCTACTTATTTCTGCTCCTGTTGGTCCTGTCAATATTTTGTGTATTCAGCGCACCTTGGCCAGAGGGTTTTGGGCTGGATTTGCCGTTGGTCTAGGCGCTATTGGGGCTGATTTTTTAATTTCCGTTGCAGCGGCAATGGGAATAACGGCCCTTTCAGGCTTAATTAATAGTTATGAAACCGAAATTCAGTTTATTGGCGGGTTAATTTTACTTGGGTTTGGAATAAAGATCTTTTTAGCTCAGCCTAAATTTCTACCTGAAATGAAACAATCATCGCAAATTCGAGGTCATTTACAGGCTATACCTCAGAGTTTTTTGCTTACAATTACTAACCCCGGTGCTTTGCTGGGGATCTTTGCTATTTTTGGTAGTGTGAGTTCTGCTGTTGGAGGTTTTACGAGCTATCTTGATAGTTTGATGATTTTAGCGGGACTTTTAAGTGGTGCGACTTTGTGGTGGTTGGGTTTGGCTCGTTTAATCACAGCGTTTCGAGGTAAAATGACTGAAAAACGCTTAAAAACCATCAATCAAATAGCTGGAGCTGTTCTCTTTGTGGCTGGGATTGGTTTAGCGGCTAAATCTATATTTTTCTAA
- a CDS encoding metalloregulator ArsR/SmtB family transcription factor: protein MTGLTTTISKAELLSALKAAGDDTRLRLLVLLNISEHNVKDLTHILNQSQPRLSRHLKLLTEAKLIERFQEGSWVYYRLVRGNIYGELVQDILKTADLSDEQFKADQAQAEKVKAQRAKEAQSYFKTHAKDWDRIRSLYIKEEIVEAEMKNLIGPNPIELLLDLGTGTGRILELFSSQFKKGIGVDINHEMLRHARARLDRLNLQSCELRHGDINKLDFKESLADTIIIHQIMHFLEDPKQLCKEAARLLAPGGRLLIVDFAPHTQEQLRTDFAHQRLGFEENQLWGWLKNAGLKTLNFKLLTNTSTKNKTCDKKINNTDTLSVSLWLAGK from the coding sequence GTGACAGGCTTAACAACAACAATTAGCAAAGCTGAGCTATTAAGCGCGCTCAAAGCTGCAGGCGATGACACCCGCTTGCGCTTGCTTGTGTTGTTGAACATCTCAGAACACAACGTAAAAGATCTCACACACATATTAAATCAAAGCCAACCGCGCCTCAGTCGTCACTTAAAATTGCTCACTGAAGCCAAATTAATAGAGCGTTTTCAGGAAGGGTCTTGGGTTTATTATCGTCTCGTCAGAGGCAATATTTACGGCGAACTCGTTCAGGACATTTTAAAGACGGCTGACTTAAGTGATGAGCAATTCAAAGCGGATCAAGCCCAAGCTGAAAAAGTCAAAGCCCAGCGCGCAAAAGAAGCTCAATCATATTTTAAAACTCACGCCAAAGATTGGGACCGCATTCGCAGTCTGTATATCAAAGAAGAAATCGTTGAAGCAGAAATGAAAAATCTAATTGGTCCAAATCCAATTGAGTTATTGCTTGATCTTGGCACCGGAACGGGGCGCATTTTAGAGCTTTTTTCATCACAATTTAAAAAAGGCATTGGTGTTGACATCAATCATGAAATGCTGCGTCACGCTCGCGCCAGATTAGATCGTTTGAACTTGCAGTCATGCGAACTACGTCATGGTGATATCAATAAGCTAGATTTTAAAGAGTCTCTGGCAGACACAATCATCATTCACCAAATCATGCATTTTTTGGAAGACCCAAAACAACTATGCAAAGAAGCGGCCCGCCTCCTAGCTCCTGGTGGGCGGTTACTCATTGTTGATTTTGCACCGCATACACAAGAACAATTAAGAACTGACTTTGCCCATCAAAGATTAGGGTTTGAAGAAAATCAACTATGGGGATGGCTGAAAAATGCTGGCCTAAAAACCCTCAATTTTAAATTACTCACCAACACAAGCACAAAAAATAAAACCTGCGATAAAAAAATCAATAATACTGACACATTAAGTGTGTCCTTATGGCTCGCAGGTAAATAA
- the metF gene encoding methylenetetrahydrofolate reductase [NAD(P)H]: MSFGNRKSLKVAPETLNISYEFFPPKTEKMEQTLWESIKRLAPLNPSFVSVTYGAGGSTRERTHATVARIVSETNLKPAAHLTCVSATKEEVNEVIRSYKDAGVNHIVALRGDPAEGVGEIYKPTAGGYEGSVELIKGIKQISDEFEITVSAYPEKHPESASIDADIELLKQKIDAGATRAITQFFFDNDHYYRFLDKTAAAGINIPILPGIIPILNFKTMTKFAASSGATIPSWIAKRFEGLDGDPKTARLVSAAIAVEQVLDLLDNEVSDLHFYTLNRADLVYAICHMLGFRPEAHSS, translated from the coding sequence ATGAGTTTCGGAAATCGAAAAAGCTTAAAGGTTGCCCCAGAGACCCTGAATATCTCTTATGAATTTTTTCCTCCAAAAACGGAAAAAATGGAGCAAACTTTATGGGAGTCAATTAAACGCTTGGCCCCATTAAATCCAAGCTTTGTCTCTGTAACTTATGGCGCTGGTGGTTCAACTAGAGAACGCACCCACGCAACAGTTGCGAGAATTGTTAGTGAAACAAACCTAAAACCAGCCGCGCACCTAACATGCGTCTCCGCAACCAAAGAAGAAGTAAACGAAGTCATCCGCTCATATAAAGATGCTGGCGTCAATCACATCGTAGCACTTCGCGGTGATCCAGCTGAAGGTGTTGGTGAAATATACAAACCAACAGCTGGTGGCTATGAAGGTAGCGTTGAACTCATCAAAGGCATCAAACAAATCTCAGATGAATTTGAAATCACCGTTTCAGCTTATCCAGAAAAACACCCTGAAAGCGCTAGTATCGACGCTGATATAGAGCTACTCAAACAAAAAATTGACGCAGGCGCGACAAGAGCCATCACTCAGTTTTTCTTTGATAATGATCATTATTATCGCTTTTTAGATAAAACAGCCGCAGCAGGGATTAATATACCAATCCTACCCGGCATCATTCCGATTTTAAATTTCAAAACAATGACCAAATTTGCAGCCAGTTCTGGCGCAACCATTCCAAGCTGGATCGCAAAACGATTTGAAGGGTTAGATGGTGACCCGAAAACTGCAAGGCTTGTCTCTGCCGCAATTGCTGTTGAACAAGTCCTGGATCTTTTAGATAACGAAGTTTCAGATCTTCATTTCTATACCTTAAACAGAGCTGATCTTGTCTATGCAATCTGCCACATGCTTGGCTTTAGACCAGAAGCTCACTCATCTTAA
- the arsH gene encoding arsenical resistance protein ArsH, with protein sequence MLTEKQKDHLYSGNAIYSDPTLPNLKEDYFNLPNHEKLGVPEDALKVKPRFLIIYGSLREVSYSRLVAEEAARILIKLGAEVKFFDPRDLPMPQEGYKIGGEADPHPKIKELIDLALWADGHVWSSPERHGSMSAVFKTQIDHIPLSFGSVRPTQGRTLAILQVAGGSQSFNTVNNMRILGRWMRMLVIPNQSSVPRAYTEFDDETGRMKSSALYNRVVDVMEELMKFTLLTRDKKDYLVDRYSERCDNE encoded by the coding sequence GTGCTAACAGAAAAGCAAAAAGATCACTTATATTCTGGTAACGCCATCTATTCAGATCCAACGTTACCAAATTTAAAAGAAGATTATTTCAACCTCCCTAATCATGAAAAATTAGGTGTGCCTGAAGATGCACTTAAAGTTAAACCTCGATTTTTAATCATTTATGGCTCTTTAAGAGAAGTCTCATACAGTCGCCTGGTAGCAGAAGAAGCCGCAAGAATTTTGATTAAACTCGGCGCAGAAGTAAAATTCTTTGATCCAAGAGATCTCCCCATGCCACAAGAGGGATATAAAATCGGTGGCGAAGCAGACCCTCACCCAAAAATCAAAGAGCTCATAGACCTCGCCCTCTGGGCAGATGGTCATGTCTGGTCTTCACCAGAGCGTCATGGCTCAATGTCAGCTGTTTTTAAAACACAGATAGACCACATCCCTCTTTCATTTGGCTCCGTTCGTCCAACTCAGGGACGCACGCTAGCTATACTGCAAGTAGCAGGTGGCTCTCAATCATTTAACACCGTTAATAATATGCGGATCTTAGGGCGCTGGATGCGCATGCTCGTCATCCCAAACCAATCCTCTGTTCCAAGAGCCTATACAGAATTTGACGATGAAACCGGCCGCATGAAGTCATCCGCACTTTACAATCGCGTCGTCGATGTGATGGAAGAATTAATGAAGTTCACTCTATTAACCAGAGACAAAAAAGACTATCTGGTAGATAGATATAGTGAACGCTGCGATAACGAATAG
- the gfa gene encoding S-(hydroxymethyl)glutathione synthase, with the protein MFGFGKSKVKIHPEVDGGVHKGSANFSGATLSCKCPENKVTINIKGNCAFNHVCGCSKCWKPEGALFSQVAVVGRDNLSVGENGNKLQIIDESAPIQRYACRGCGTHMYGRIENTDHPLHGFDFIHTELSTTPGFEEPKFAAFVSSIIESGFNPEDMDGVRDRLKKLGLEPYDVLAPGIMDVIATHAAKKSGALPA; encoded by the coding sequence ATGTTTGGGTTTGGGAAATCGAAGGTGAAGATTCATCCAGAAGTTGATGGAGGTGTTCACAAGGGTAGTGCTAATTTTTCTGGTGCAACGCTTAGCTGTAAGTGTCCGGAGAATAAAGTAACTATAAATATTAAAGGCAATTGTGCTTTTAACCACGTTTGTGGGTGTTCTAAATGTTGGAAGCCTGAGGGTGCGCTCTTCAGTCAAGTTGCTGTGGTTGGCCGGGATAATTTATCGGTTGGCGAGAATGGTAATAAATTACAAATCATTGATGAGAGTGCTCCTATTCAACGTTATGCTTGCCGGGGTTGTGGTACGCATATGTATGGACGCATTGAAAATACGGATCATCCGTTACATGGGTTTGATTTTATCCATACTGAACTTTCTACAACACCAGGTTTTGAAGAGCCGAAATTTGCTGCCTTTGTTTCTTCTATCATTGAAAGCGGGTTTAACCCGGAAGATATGGATGGTGTGAGAGATCGCTTAAAGAAATTAGGGCTTGAGCCTTATGATGTATTGGCACCTGGGATAATGGACGTGATTGCAACTCATGCTGCCAAGAAGTCTGGTGCTTTGCCAGCGTAA
- the ffh gene encoding signal recognition particle protein, whose amino-acid sequence MFQSLSDRLASTFDKITGRGALSESDVKTAMREVRRALLEADVALEVAKEFIDKVTEKAIGADVLKSVKPGQQVIKIVHDELVAMLGSEADPINLQAVAPVPIMMVGLQGSGKTTTTGKIAKRLKEQDNKKILMASLDTRRPAAQEQLRVLGEQIDVDTLEIITNQTPTEIAKRAIDSAKRGGYDVVMLDTAGRLHIDDELMLETEQIRDIAAPHETLLVADSLTGQDAVNVAKNFNERIGITGIVLTRVDGDGRGGAALSMRGVTGKPIKLIGMGEKLDELEDFHPDRIANRILDMGDVVSLVEKAAATIDADKAAKMAKKMQKGKFDLEDLSEQLNQMKKLGGMSSIMGMLPGVGKMKKQLDQANLDDSIFTRQQAIISSMTPKERRFPKVLNANRKKRIAAGSGTSVQEINKLLKMHRQMADMMKKMNKGGMGGMFGGGMPDVSEEEMAAFEATGQMPEIPKDIEKLMPKTKPGLPGLGGLGGLGGGPKGGGIPGLPGLPGKKK is encoded by the coding sequence ATGTTTCAGTCATTAAGCGACAGATTAGCCTCTACATTTGATAAAATTACCGGCAGAGGTGCGCTTTCTGAAAGTGACGTGAAAACCGCGATGCGCGAAGTGCGCCGCGCGCTTCTAGAAGCTGACGTTGCCTTAGAAGTCGCCAAAGAATTCATTGATAAAGTCACTGAAAAAGCCATCGGCGCTGATGTACTAAAATCTGTTAAACCTGGCCAGCAAGTCATCAAAATCGTTCATGATGAACTTGTCGCCATGCTCGGCTCAGAAGCTGACCCAATTAACCTCCAAGCCGTAGCTCCTGTTCCGATTATGATGGTGGGTCTGCAAGGCTCGGGTAAAACCACCACCACTGGTAAAATCGCCAAGAGACTAAAAGAACAAGATAATAAAAAAATTCTCATGGCGTCTCTCGACACCCGCCGCCCAGCAGCGCAAGAACAGCTTCGCGTGCTAGGTGAGCAAATCGATGTCGACACCCTAGAAATTATCACAAACCAAACACCAACTGAAATAGCCAAGCGGGCCATCGATAGCGCAAAACGCGGCGGTTATGATGTGGTGATGCTCGATACAGCGGGCCGCTTACATATTGATGATGAGCTGATGCTCGAGACCGAGCAAATCAGAGATATCGCAGCCCCCCATGAAACATTGCTGGTGGCTGATAGCCTAACAGGCCAAGATGCCGTTAATGTTGCTAAAAACTTTAACGAACGCATTGGCATCACAGGCATTGTCCTGACCCGTGTAGATGGTGACGGACGCGGTGGTGCAGCCCTCTCTATGCGCGGTGTAACCGGCAAACCAATTAAGCTCATCGGTATGGGTGAAAAGCTAGATGAGCTAGAAGATTTCCACCCAGATAGAATTGCCAACCGCATTCTGGATATGGGTGACGTGGTTAGCCTGGTTGAAAAAGCCGCTGCTACGATCGATGCTGACAAAGCGGCCAAAATGGCCAAGAAAATGCAGAAAGGCAAATTCGATCTTGAAGATTTGTCCGAGCAGCTTAATCAGATGAAAAAACTTGGTGGCATGAGCTCAATCATGGGCATGTTACCTGGCGTTGGCAAAATGAAGAAACAACTCGATCAAGCCAATTTGGATGACAGCATCTTCACTCGCCAACAAGCAATTATTTCATCTATGACCCCAAAAGAGCGCCGCTTTCCCAAAGTGCTGAATGCAAACCGCAAAAAACGAATTGCAGCGGGTTCTGGAACCAGCGTTCAAGAAATTAACAAGCTTCTTAAAATGCATCGCCAAATGGCAGACATGATGAAGAAGATGAATAAAGGCGGTATGGGCGGCATGTTTGGCGGCGGAATGCCAGACGTTTCAGAAGAAGAAATGGCAGCCTTTGAAGCCACTGGCCAAATGCCCGAAATACCCAAAGATATTGAAAAACTCATGCCCAAAACCAAACCGGGCCTACCCGGCCTTGGAGGATTAGGCGGTTTAGGTGGCGGCCCCAAAGGCGGCGGCATCCCCGGATTACCTGGTCTGCCCGGTAAAAAGAAATAA
- the rpsP gene encoding 30S ribosomal protein S16 gives MALKIRLSRGGSKKRPFYRVVVADSRMPRDGRYIEKVGTYDPLLPKDGGERLNLVEDRIKHWISKGAKPTDRVLRFLAEAGIMERRPRNNPNKAKPGTKALERIEEKKQKEEDAKAAAEEAKNAPAEAPAEEAAAE, from the coding sequence ATGGCATTAAAAATTAGATTATCTCGTGGCGGTTCAAAGAAACGTCCATTTTACCGTGTAGTCGTAGCAGACAGCCGCATGCCTCGCGATGGTCGTTACATCGAAAAGGTTGGCACATATGACCCTCTTCTTCCAAAAGATGGTGGTGAGCGTCTAAACCTAGTTGAAGATCGCATCAAACATTGGATTTCAAAAGGCGCAAAGCCAACAGATCGCGTACTTCGCTTTTTAGCTGAAGCTGGCATCATGGAACGCCGCCCACGCAACAATCCAAACAAAGCGAAACCAGGCACAAAAGCTCTGGAGCGCATTGAAGAGAAGAAGCAAAAAGAAGAAGATGCAAAAGCTGCAGCTGAAGAAGCTAAAAACGCACCAGCTGAAGCACCTGCTGAAGAAGCAGCAGCAGAATAA
- the rimM gene encoding ribosome maturation factor RimM, with product MGDQTGDNSSEHNMSKRIVLGVITNAHGIKGDVTIKPFGQDLNTLTDYGPLTDKTGKQSFTILSLRHSKKDLYVARIKELTDRNMAESAKATDLYIELSKLPEPDDDEFYYHDLIDLRVQLPSGDLYGTVKAVENFGASDIIEILPQNSQKTVYFSFTKEIIPVVNVKEGFITLEPPLEDDVTEEAAQAALKDE from the coding sequence ATGGGCGATCAAACTGGCGACAACAGCTCAGAGCACAATATGTCAAAACGCATAGTGCTAGGTGTTATCACCAACGCCCATGGTATCAAAGGGGATGTCACAATCAAACCCTTTGGCCAAGATCTAAATACTCTGACAGATTATGGCCCGCTGACCGATAAAACGGGAAAGCAAAGCTTCACGATCCTCTCGTTACGCCATAGCAAAAAAGATCTCTATGTCGCACGTATCAAAGAACTAACAGATCGCAACATGGCAGAAAGCGCCAAAGCAACAGATCTATATATCGAACTTTCCAAATTACCAGAACCAGATGATGATGAGTTCTATTATCATGATCTAATAGATTTACGCGTCCAACTCCCTTCCGGAGACCTCTACGGCACAGTAAAAGCCGTTGAAAATTTCGGCGCTAGTGACATCATTGAAATTTTGCCACAAAACAGCCAAAAGACCGTGTACTTCTCTTTTACAAAAGAAATCATCCCTGTCGTAAATGTGAAAGAAGGCTTCATTACACTCGAACCACCTTTAGAAGATGACGTAACTGAAGAAGCAGCCCAAGCCGCTTTAAAAGATGAGTAA